GGCGACCGAACCATTGTCACCGACATCAAGCGCGAGCGCGTGCATATTTGCGCGGCCCTCGATTGTCTCGCCAAGCCGCTCGACGCCGCGTCCGGCGACGATAACCGTGTTGCCAAGATCGTGAAACCGCCATGCCAGTGCCTGACCAATGCCGGAGCCGCCTCCGGTTACGAGCATCGTGTTGCCGATGAGTTTCATGCCGAACTCCTCATTATTGCTTCGCCAAGCTAGCGCTTCACTGCCTCAACGTTTGAAGCGTCGATTAGCCCAACGACGTCACATTGCCAGTCGGTGCAATTGGTCCGACAAAGCCCATCGGTGCGAAAGGAACGCACGGAGAGGACCTGATAGATGTCCGACTACGGCGATCTTGTTTCTCATGGAGAGTAGAGTTGGCCACTGCGCTTCACGTCGCCTGTGACAAGGGACAGGCCCAGGCTTTCGAGCCCGTTTCTAACGCGAAGCTCGCGCAACACCCACGCTGGACCATCGCGGCGACCATGCTGGCGTCGAGCCTCGCCTTCATCGACGGATCGGTGACGAACCTCGCGCTGCCTGCCATCGGCCAGGAACTGAGAGGCGGCGCCACAGACCTTCCGTGGACCATTAACGCCTATCTCTTGCCGCTATCCGCTCTGTTACTGCTCGGCGGCGCAATGGGTGACCATTTTGGACGCCGACGTATCCTAATAACCGGCGTGTTGATTTTTGCCGTGGGGTCGGTGGGCTGTGCGCTCGCAGCCGATTTCACCATGCTGTTCGCGCTGCGCGCGGTGCAGGGCATCGGCGCGGCGTTGTTGTTGCCAAACAGCCTGGGCATCCTCGGCAGTTCCTTCGAAGGCGAAGAGCGCGGCCGAGCGGTGGGCATTTGGGCCGCGGCCGGTGCAATCGCGAGCGCCATCGGTCCGCCGCTCGGCGGCTGGCTGGTCGACACGGTCGGCTGGCGAGCTATTTTCTATCTCAACCTTCCGATCGCCGGGGCGGCGATCCTCATTGCCTGGCGCTACGTCGATGAGAGTTCGGAGAGCAAAGACGCGCTGGATTGGCAGGGTGCAATTCTTGCGACTGCCGCGCTCGGCGCATTGACCTGGACGCTCACCCTGTGGTCGAGCCAACATCTGGTGACCATCCAAACGTGGCTGGGCCTTGCCACCGGCATCGTTCTGTCCGTTTTGTTCATTGTGACTGAGCGCCATCGGGGTGATCGGGCTATGATGCCGCTTTCCCTGTTTTCATCCCGGCCGTTCGTTGGCCTCTCATTGCTCACCTTCCTGCTCTATGGGGCGCTCGGGGGCTTGCTCATGTTGCTGCCCTATGTGCTGATCGTTGGCGGCGACTATAGCCCGACAAAGGCCGGGCTCGCGTTGTTGCCCTTTTCGATCGTGGTAGCCGCAGTATCGCCGCTTGCAGGCCGGCTGACTGAACGGATTGGGCCACGCTGGCCCCTGACGCTTGGGCCGATCGTTACGGGCCTTGGTTTTGCGCTGCTGATGCGCGCGGATCC
Above is a genomic segment from Altererythrobacter sp. Root672 containing:
- a CDS encoding MFS transporter codes for the protein MATALHVACDKGQAQAFEPVSNAKLAQHPRWTIAATMLASSLAFIDGSVTNLALPAIGQELRGGATDLPWTINAYLLPLSALLLLGGAMGDHFGRRRILITGVLIFAVGSVGCALAADFTMLFALRAVQGIGAALLLPNSLGILGSSFEGEERGRAVGIWAAAGAIASAIGPPLGGWLVDTVGWRAIFYLNLPIAGAAILIAWRYVDESSESKDALDWQGAILATAALGALTWTLTLWSSQHLVTIQTWLGLATGIVLSVLFIVTERHRGDRAMMPLSLFSSRPFVGLSLLTFLLYGALGGLLMLLPYVLIVGGDYSPTKAGLALLPFSIVVAAVSPLAGRLTERIGPRWPLTLGPIVTGLGFALLMRADPHASYWTSILPGMAVIALGMSGAVAPLTTAVLSSVDEHHTGTASGFNSATARTGGLIATALSGAVIAETGMGLIDAFQTAAVIAAILAALAGVAAYLTLGNKSQTRL